One Polycladomyces zharkentensis genomic region harbors:
- a CDS encoding phosphotransferase, protein MLHADVTIEPSQVRMLVETHYPFRVTRLEKVRAAYRVETDQGVYAFKNARKMKDLGFIASVVEHVKKRGFTRLPAPIATKDDQWLVAYRNHPYYLEEWLEHVEEVSPKRHDWLRPAARALAQYHACFKRYRHSRCPSRRQERDIWPKYLMAQWRWLSGVQSAWATPVDGMEHLSFLKYRLQLAWQSWKRAEEWRRSGNGPISVLCHGSLHHENILMDGEKQVWLIDYERMAWDDRVRDLAQLMQYHFPRHGWPEQEMSRFLDGYHKEYPLRISEYAALCSRMAAPPKFFRLARKVTAERGTSLLRRWDDTVRTEKRKDPYLTYLYHRG, encoded by the coding sequence GTGTTACACGCAGATGTGACGATTGAGCCGTCGCAAGTGCGGATGTTGGTCGAGACGCATTATCCCTTTCGTGTTACCCGGTTAGAGAAGGTACGTGCAGCCTATCGGGTGGAAACCGATCAGGGTGTGTATGCGTTTAAAAATGCCCGCAAGATGAAAGACCTCGGCTTTATCGCCAGTGTAGTGGAGCATGTAAAGAAAAGGGGGTTCACCCGTCTTCCCGCCCCGATCGCGACGAAGGATGATCAATGGTTGGTGGCATACAGGAATCATCCCTATTATCTGGAAGAATGGCTGGAACATGTAGAAGAGGTGTCGCCCAAACGTCACGATTGGCTGAGACCGGCCGCCCGTGCGTTGGCGCAATATCATGCCTGTTTCAAGCGGTACCGCCATTCCCGGTGCCCTTCTCGGCGACAGGAACGCGATATATGGCCGAAATACCTGATGGCGCAGTGGCGTTGGCTCAGCGGCGTACAATCCGCTTGGGCCACCCCGGTTGACGGAATGGAGCATCTCTCTTTCTTGAAATACCGCCTGCAACTTGCCTGGCAGTCGTGGAAACGGGCGGAGGAATGGCGACGATCGGGGAACGGACCGATCAGCGTATTGTGTCACGGCAGTCTTCATCATGAAAACATCCTCATGGATGGGGAAAAGCAGGTTTGGCTGATCGACTACGAACGCATGGCTTGGGATGATCGGGTAAGAGACTTGGCCCAATTGATGCAATATCACTTTCCGCGCCACGGATGGCCCGAGCAGGAGATGTCGCGATTTTTGGACGGCTATCACAAAGAATATCCGCTCCGGATTTCCGAATATGCCGCCTTATGTTCCCGAATGGCCGCGCCGCCCAAATTTTTCCGTTTGGCGCGCAAAGTCACCGCCGAACGCGGGACCTCACTCCTTCGGCGATGGGACGACACGGTCCGGACCGAAAAGCGAAAAGACCCGTATCTTACCTATTTATACCATCGTGGTTAA